In Clostridium sp. JN-1, one genomic interval encodes:
- a CDS encoding Ger(x)C family spore germination protein: MILKKNKVVLIILILLIFIVSFVGAKGEVIENLDVPIGVGVDSEANLSNRSYIISMLIQTFEGGNKTSSNVITGEAKSFGETREERQLKESKKIVLGLIRVFFFGEGASRNGIKTFIDVNLNNPDLNDRAVCVVCKGNARDMLQHKVKGYTSSAEYVEGMVKNLEQFNFFKQQYTVLDMIVRVDAEGRNLLLPYIELKDGEIQTTGLAIFNKDKMIGKADIKDTKMINLLKENNVKGMLTLQQSPKKFINFYAKSKRKANCYMENGKYKFIIDLKLTGSIIGNELYENMNTEPKKVKEFERDIEKSTEQLCNETIGKIKNNYKVDVLDLGEVAAAKYGRGKGIDWNDVVTKSDIQVRVHAKVSDQGRGDY, translated from the coding sequence ATGATTTTGAAAAAAAATAAGGTTGTATTGATTATTTTAATTCTTTTAATTTTTATTGTATCATTTGTTGGAGCAAAAGGTGAAGTCATTGAAAACTTGGATGTACCTATTGGAGTTGGAGTTGATTCAGAAGCTAATCTTTCTAATAGATCATATATTATATCAATGTTAATACAAACTTTTGAAGGTGGAAACAAAACATCTTCTAATGTAATAACTGGAGAAGCTAAAAGTTTTGGAGAGACTAGGGAAGAAAGGCAGTTAAAAGAAAGTAAGAAGATTGTATTAGGATTAATTAGGGTGTTTTTCTTTGGAGAAGGGGCTTCAAGAAATGGTATAAAAACTTTTATTGATGTAAACTTAAATAATCCAGACTTAAATGATAGAGCTGTATGTGTGGTGTGTAAGGGAAATGCAAGGGATATGCTGCAGCATAAAGTGAAAGGTTATACTAGTTCAGCAGAATATGTTGAAGGAATGGTAAAAAATTTGGAGCAATTCAACTTTTTCAAGCAGCAATATACTGTACTGGATATGATAGTTAGGGTAGACGCTGAAGGAAGAAATTTATTACTTCCATATATAGAGTTAAAAGATGGAGAAATTCAAACTACAGGGCTTGCAATATTTAATAAAGATAAGATGATTGGAAAGGCTGATATCAAGGATACAAAAATGATAAATCTCTTGAAGGAAAATAATGTAAAAGGGATGTTAACACTCCAGCAAAGTCCAAAAAAATTTATAAATTTTTATGCTAAGTCAAAGAGAAAAGCTAATTGTTATATGGAAAATGGTAAATACAAATTTATAATAGATTTGAAATTAACAGGTTCTATAATAGGTAATGAACTTTATGAAAATATGAATACAGAACCTAAGAAAGTTAAAGAATTTGAAAGAGATATTGAAAAATCAACAGAACAATTATGTAATGAAACTATAGGTAAGATAAAAAATAATTATAAAGTTGATGTTTTGGATCTAGGAGAAGTTGCAGCTGCTAAATATGGAAGAGGAAAGGGTATAGACTGGAATGATGTAGTCACAAAGTCTGATATACAAGTTAGAGTACATGCAAAGGTAAGTGATCAGGGAAGAGGAGATTATTGA
- a CDS encoding GerAB/ArcD/ProY family transporter — MNKPQNTFMTPSQFTMFLISIFTGVGMLYLPNSVIKDAKQSGWISCIIGAFYPLIIVIIAYYVCRKFPNDDIITLSKKCLGNVLGNIFNIIFLTFFIFMATSELSALANVFKVYTTPFLKSYQIFLCTLTVIAYIAYKGIKPLARLNEVIFYMAIAFVFIPGAALRYGSYLNLMPVFGCGIKDLFKASKEMLFFYTGGEVLFLIYPFLQDKKKFMKCGITSVIFTACVYTWFTFSAIYYLGIDISPKYLWPTLTLADTLNIPIITSFRYVFVSLWALVILRCLAVYYFSSCYGLSRVIKGVSTQKFAIILYPIIILLASLYGNPTTRRAYTNIILKCYVIYNLIYILVITTLMRFKKGDDFEKK; from the coding sequence ATGAATAAACCCCAAAATACATTTATGACCCCAAGCCAATTTACAATGTTTTTAATATCAATATTTACTGGAGTTGGAATGCTGTATTTACCTAATTCTGTCATAAAAGATGCTAAACAGAGTGGATGGATAAGTTGTATAATAGGAGCATTTTATCCATTAATTATAGTAATAATAGCATATTATGTTTGTAGAAAATTTCCTAATGACGATATAATAACACTTAGCAAAAAGTGTCTTGGAAATGTATTAGGAAATATTTTTAATATTATATTTTTAACTTTTTTTATTTTTATGGCAACATCAGAACTTTCTGCATTAGCTAATGTATTTAAAGTATATACGACTCCTTTTTTAAAAAGTTATCAAATATTTTTATGTACACTCACAGTTATAGCTTATATAGCTTATAAAGGAATTAAACCACTTGCAAGGTTAAATGAAGTAATTTTTTACATGGCAATAGCATTTGTTTTTATACCAGGTGCGGCTTTAAGATATGGAAGTTACTTAAACTTGATGCCTGTGTTTGGCTGTGGAATTAAAGATCTATTTAAAGCTTCAAAAGAAATGCTTTTCTTTTATACTGGTGGAGAAGTATTATTTTTAATTTATCCATTTTTACAAGATAAGAAGAAATTTATGAAATGCGGTATAACATCTGTAATTTTTACTGCATGTGTTTATACATGGTTTACTTTTTCAGCTATATATTATTTGGGAATAGATATTTCACCTAAATATTTATGGCCGACTTTAACATTAGCTGATACCCTGAATATACCGATTATAACAAGTTTCAGATATGTATTTGTGTCACTATGGGCATTAGTAATTTTAAGATGTCTTGCTGTTTACTATTTTTCATCTTGTTATGGGTTGAGTAGAGTAATAAAAGGAGTATCCACTCAAAAGTTTGCAATAATTTTATATCCAATAATTATACTTTTAGCAAGTTTATATGGAAATCCAACTACAAGAAGGGCTTATACTAATATCATACTTAAATGCTATGTAATATATAATTTAATTTATATTTTAGTAATAACAACTTTAATGCGTTTTAAAAAAGGTGATGATTTTGAAAAAAAATAA
- a CDS encoding spore germination protein, with amino-acid sequence MHSSDSQFAIDSTVQNIRNLMGNKSELIVKNMFIGSNNTLGAAAIYLNGQTDKNIINRDILNPLMLHVHEDISNIENLADYLCKKYIAASNTSLETDVNKLPDNINDGKTVIVIDGVSNFIVVDTAGGNYRSISEPTNDISLRGPREGFVENLETNISLLSRRIKDKSLTIHKFKVGRRSQTNLVIMYIDDIIDKEFLKSIEEKVTKIDKDFVGASTIIEQIIGEHDLSIFPQTIGSERPDVIQAALMEGRIAFLLEGTPYVTTYPTTFIEFFQTVEDYYGRTMQTLLVRLLRFIAAFIVITLPAIYITFIKFNTELIPAQFAQSLIEARKGIVFTPFISLIAMQVTIEFLREGGLRLPGKVGQTLSLVGGIIIGDAALKAKIISSSTLLVAGIATVASFVISNYQMSIAIRYLSFPMLILSNWLGVLGIIIGWFFILAYLCSLENFSVPYFEFNLSDMKDTFIRVPIKYMRERPKVIPNVNPVRQKRPGRKNK; translated from the coding sequence ATGCACAGCAGCGACAGCCAATTTGCAATTGATTCTACTGTTCAAAATATAAGAAACTTGATGGGAAACAAATCTGAACTTATAGTAAAGAATATGTTTATTGGCAGTAATAATACTTTAGGGGCAGCTGCAATTTATTTAAATGGTCAGACAGATAAAAATATAATAAATAGAGACATATTAAATCCATTAATGCTGCATGTACATGAGGATATATCAAATATTGAGAATTTAGCTGACTACTTGTGTAAAAAATATATTGCTGCAAGTAATACTAGTTTAGAAACTGATGTAAATAAGCTGCCGGACAATATAAATGATGGTAAAACCGTAATAGTAATTGATGGTGTTTCAAATTTTATTGTAGTAGACACTGCAGGTGGAAATTATAGGTCAATTTCGGAACCAACTAATGATATTTCATTAAGAGGTCCAAGGGAAGGTTTCGTAGAAAATTTAGAAACAAATATAAGTCTGCTAAGTAGAAGAATAAAGGACAAAAGTTTGACTATACATAAGTTTAAAGTTGGCAGAAGAAGCCAAACTAATCTTGTAATCATGTATATTGACGATATAATTGATAAAGAATTTTTAAAAAGCATAGAAGAAAAGGTAACTAAAATAGATAAAGATTTTGTAGGAGCTAGTACTATAATTGAACAAATTATAGGAGAACATGATCTTAGTATATTTCCACAGACTATAGGAAGTGAAAGACCTGATGTAATACAAGCTGCTTTAATGGAAGGAAGAATAGCATTTTTACTTGAAGGTACTCCATATGTCACAACTTATCCAACTACATTTATAGAATTTTTTCAAACTGTAGAAGATTATTATGGCAGAACTATGCAAACTTTACTAGTAAGATTATTAAGATTTATTGCAGCATTTATTGTTATAACACTTCCTGCAATTTATATAACTTTTATTAAGTTTAATACTGAACTCATACCTGCTCAATTTGCTCAATCACTTATTGAAGCAAGGAAAGGCATAGTATTCACACCATTTATATCACTTATAGCTATGCAAGTAACTATAGAATTTTTAAGAGAAGGTGGATTAAGGTTACCCGGTAAAGTTGGTCAGACCCTAAGTTTAGTTGGAGGTATTATAATTGGTGATGCTGCACTTAAAGCTAAAATTATAAGTTCATCTACATTATTAGTTGCAGGCATCGCAACAGTTGCTTCTTTTGTAATATCAAATTATCAAATGTCAATTGCAATAAGATATTTGTCATTCCCGATGCTTATACTTTCTAATTGGCTGGGTGTGCTTGGAATAATAATTGGCTGGTTTTTTATATTAGCATATCTTTGTTCACTTGAAAACTTTAGTGTACCATACTTTGAATTTAATTTAAGTGATATGAAAGATACATTTATAAGAGTTCCTATAAAATATATGAGAGAAAGACCTAAAGTTATACCAAATGTCAATCCGGTAAGACAAAAAAGACCTGGGAGGAAAAATAAATGA
- the megL gene encoding methionine gamma-lyase produces MENKKLGFNTIAIHGGHVGDKQFGSLASPIYQTSTFIFESAEQGGKRFAGEEGGYVYSRLGNPTCTEVEDKLALLEGGEAAAVAASGMGAISSALWSALKAGDHVVASDTLYGCTFSLLNHGLTRFGVDVTFVDVTDIESVKKALKPNTRVVYLETPANPTLKITDIRKISAIAHENNKDCLVFVDNTFCTPYIQKPLELGADVVVHSATKYLNGHGDVIAGFAVGKKEFIDQVKLFGLKDMTGAVLSPFNAYLIIRGMKTLPIRMEKHCENAVKVAKFLESHPAVSEVYYPGLESFKYHDLAKSQMKLPGAMISFELKGGVAEGRIVMNNLKLAALAVSLGDTETLIEHPASMTHSPYTAEERHAAGISDGLVRLSVGLENAEDIIADLKQALDLIVK; encoded by the coding sequence ATGGAAAATAAAAAACTAGGATTTAATACAATAGCAATACATGGAGGTCATGTTGGCGATAAACAATTTGGTTCTTTAGCGTCTCCAATATATCAAACATCAACTTTCATATTTGAATCAGCAGAACAAGGTGGAAAAAGATTTGCTGGTGAAGAAGGCGGATATGTATATTCTAGACTTGGAAATCCAACTTGTACAGAAGTTGAAGATAAATTAGCTTTACTAGAAGGCGGTGAAGCTGCTGCAGTTGCTGCATCCGGTATGGGCGCAATTTCTTCTGCACTTTGGTCTGCACTTAAAGCTGGTGATCATGTAGTTGCATCAGATACTTTATATGGATGTACTTTTTCACTTTTAAATCATGGTCTTACAAGATTTGGTGTTGATGTAACATTTGTTGATGTAACAGACATTGAAAGTGTAAAAAAAGCTTTAAAACCAAATACAAGGGTTGTTTATCTTGAAACCCCAGCAAACCCAACATTAAAAATTACTGATATTAGAAAAATATCTGCTATAGCTCATGAGAACAATAAGGATTGTCTTGTATTTGTAGACAATACATTCTGTACTCCTTATATCCAAAAGCCTCTAGAATTAGGTGCTGATGTAGTTGTTCATTCTGCAACTAAATACTTAAATGGACACGGAGATGTTATCGCTGGATTTGCAGTTGGTAAAAAAGAATTTATAGATCAAGTTAAACTTTTTGGATTAAAAGATATGACTGGTGCAGTACTTAGTCCTTTTAATGCATACCTTATTATAAGAGGAATGAAAACTTTACCTATAAGAATGGAAAAACACTGCGAAAATGCTGTGAAAGTTGCTAAATTCTTAGAATCACATCCTGCTGTTTCAGAAGTATATTATCCTGGTCTTGAGAGTTTCAAATATCATGACCTTGCTAAATCTCAAATGAAACTTCCAGGTGCTATGATTTCCTTTGAATTAAAAGGCGGTGTAGCAGAAGGTAGAATAGTTATGAACAATTTAAAATTAGCTGCACTTGCAGTAAGCTTAGGAGATACTGAAACTCTTATTGAGCATCCTGCTTCTATGACTCACTCACCATATACAGCAGAAGAAAGACATGCTGCTGGAATAAGTGATGGTCTTGTAAGATTATCTGTTGGTCTAGAGAATGCAGAAGATATAATAGCTGATTTAAAACAAGCTCTTGATTTAATAGTAAAATAA
- a CDS encoding sigma 54-interacting transcriptional regulator: protein MKNYLRLEITSCDRIGMVLDILKKLYENNISIHSLEVFPNKVYIKVEALQEEGKKLNIIENLLSIDGVLKVHEIELLSYEKNERRLRAIIDAVQDGVLAINYNGEVELFNNYCEKIFHIKREDIVGKNIKELLDLDWPIINLLKTGKNYDNIEINEKGVKSSFHYITSGRSIKDDKGKTIAAVASLKDINEAIEMSNAITSKEEFVFKDIIGNSPAIVRTKKICTSVAKSNSTILLRGESGTGKELFAKAIHKLSLRADKNFLAINCAALPDNLIESELFGYVKGSFTGAVENGKDGLFRAASNGTLFLDEIGELSLPIQAKLLRVLQEGTIRKIGSAVEEKVDVRIIAATNRNLEDMIKKNTFREDLYYRLNVIPIYIPSLRDRIEDIPILVNFFIKTLNKQVGKNIKGAETEFIEELVKLDWPGNIRELKNVVERAMNLCHGLFLKKENLIMNFQKTTNHEEDSKNNDFNFKLKDVVEAAEKKALISAMKDCKSCRKAAKALGVSHTTIINKLNKYGINFH from the coding sequence ATGAAAAATTACTTAAGACTTGAAATAACCTCATGTGATCGAATAGGAATGGTTTTAGATATTTTAAAAAAACTTTATGAAAATAACATAAGTATTCATTCTCTTGAAGTTTTTCCAAACAAAGTATATATAAAGGTAGAAGCTTTACAAGAAGAAGGAAAAAAGTTAAATATTATTGAAAATCTACTTAGTATAGATGGTGTTTTAAAAGTTCATGAAATTGAGCTGCTTTCTTATGAAAAAAATGAAAGAAGACTTCGTGCTATTATAGATGCTGTACAAGATGGTGTACTAGCTATAAACTATAACGGAGAAGTGGAACTCTTTAATAATTATTGTGAAAAAATATTCCACATAAAAAGAGAAGATATAGTTGGAAAGAATATAAAAGAACTTTTAGACTTGGACTGGCCTATTATTAATCTTTTAAAAACTGGGAAAAATTATGACAACATTGAAATTAATGAAAAAGGTGTTAAAAGCAGCTTTCACTATATTACTTCAGGACGTTCTATAAAAGATGATAAAGGAAAAACTATAGCTGCTGTTGCCTCACTTAAAGATATTAATGAAGCCATAGAAATGTCAAATGCCATTACTTCAAAAGAAGAATTTGTATTTAAAGATATTATAGGTAATAGCCCTGCCATTGTAAGGACTAAGAAAATATGTACATCTGTGGCAAAAAGCAATTCAACTATACTTCTTCGCGGCGAAAGTGGTACAGGCAAAGAACTATTTGCAAAGGCTATACATAAATTAAGCTTACGAGCAGATAAAAATTTTCTAGCCATAAATTGTGCTGCTCTTCCAGATAATCTTATAGAAAGTGAACTTTTTGGATATGTAAAAGGGAGCTTTACTGGGGCAGTAGAAAATGGTAAAGATGGTTTATTTAGAGCAGCAAGTAATGGTACTTTATTTTTAGATGAAATAGGAGAACTATCTCTTCCCATTCAGGCAAAGCTTTTAAGAGTTTTACAGGAAGGCACTATAAGAAAGATAGGCAGTGCTGTAGAGGAAAAGGTAGATGTAAGGATAATTGCAGCAACTAACAGAAATTTAGAGGATATGATCAAAAAAAATACTTTTAGAGAAGATTTATACTATAGGCTAAATGTAATACCTATATATATTCCTAGTCTTAGGGATAGAATTGAGGATATACCTATATTAGTTAACTTTTTCATAAAAACACTGAATAAACAAGTAGGTAAAAATATAAAAGGTGCAGAAACGGAGTTTATAGAAGAACTTGTAAAATTAGATTGGCCTGGCAACATACGTGAATTAAAAAATGTTGTAGAAAGAGCTATGAATTTGTGTCATGGACTTTTTTTAAAAAAAGAAAATTTGATCATGAATTTTCAAAAAACTACAAATCATGAAGAAGATTCGAAAAATAATGACTTTAATTTTAAATTAAAAGATGTAGTAGAAGCTGCTGAAAAAAAAGCTCTTATTTCTGCTATGAAAGATTGTAAAAGCTGTAGAAAAGCTGCAAAAGCTCTTGGTGTATCTCATACTACTATAATAAATAAATTGAACAAGTATGGGATAAACTTTCACTAA
- a CDS encoding Na+/H+ antiporter NhaC family protein — protein sequence MNEKKGNAIALLPLIVFMVLFLGVSLVMQDFYKMPVVVALIIASTIAILQNKKVPIELKVERFCKGAGDSSIILMCLIFILAGAFAEVSKAMGAVDSTVNLGLAIFPPSFMVAGIFIIGSFLSMSLGTSVGTIVTLTPIAMGIAQKTGLPVPFLVAAVVSGAMFGDGLSMISNSTVAATKTQDCEMVDKFKANVKIVLPAAIITLIIYGFLTLGMQVNHTGPYNYQFIKILPYIAVFAIALTGFNVVLVLVGGIVLAAIIGLAYGSFDIFTVFQLCAKGIAGMEDISIISILIGGIGELIKFNGGIDFLLNTIKKRIHSEKGAELGIGILVSLVDLCTANNTVSIIIVGSLAKDLSENYGVDRRKTASLLDTFACFIQGCIPYGAQLLVASSLAAISPFLIMKYLCYPYLLGIASVLAIAFGIPKFKTPAKGALKLEDDEASTIA from the coding sequence ATGAATGAAAAAAAAGGTAATGCTATAGCCCTACTACCATTAATTGTATTTATGGTACTATTTCTTGGCGTTTCACTTGTAATGCAAGATTTTTATAAAATGCCTGTGGTTGTAGCTTTAATAATTGCATCCACAATAGCAATACTTCAAAACAAAAAAGTACCTATAGAATTAAAAGTTGAAAGATTTTGTAAAGGTGCTGGAGATTCTAGTATAATACTTATGTGTTTAATTTTTATCTTAGCAGGTGCTTTTGCAGAAGTAAGTAAAGCTATGGGCGCCGTAGACTCTACTGTAAACTTGGGACTAGCTATTTTTCCACCAAGCTTTATGGTAGCTGGCATATTTATAATTGGTTCTTTTTTATCCATGTCACTTGGAACTTCCGTTGGAACCATAGTAACATTAACACCTATTGCAATGGGAATTGCACAAAAAACAGGTTTACCTGTCCCATTTTTAGTTGCTGCTGTTGTTAGTGGAGCTATGTTTGGTGATGGATTATCTATGATATCAAATTCTACTGTAGCTGCTACAAAAACTCAAGACTGCGAAATGGTAGATAAATTTAAAGCTAATGTAAAAATAGTACTTCCTGCAGCTATTATAACTTTAATTATATATGGATTTTTAACTTTAGGTATGCAAGTCAATCATACAGGACCTTATAACTATCAATTTATTAAGATATTGCCTTATATAGCTGTATTTGCAATAGCTTTAACAGGCTTTAACGTAGTATTAGTATTAGTTGGAGGTATCGTATTAGCAGCTATAATAGGTCTTGCTTATGGTTCCTTTGATATATTTACGGTATTTCAACTTTGTGCAAAAGGTATTGCAGGTATGGAGGACATATCTATAATATCGATACTAATTGGTGGTATAGGTGAATTAATAAAATTCAATGGTGGTATAGACTTTTTATTAAATACAATAAAAAAGAGAATTCACTCCGAGAAAGGTGCTGAACTTGGTATTGGTATATTAGTTAGTTTAGTAGATTTATGTACTGCTAATAACACTGTTTCTATAATTATAGTTGGTTCACTAGCCAAAGATTTATCTGAAAACTATGGTGTAGATAGAAGAAAAACTGCCAGCCTCTTAGATACTTTTGCCTGCTTTATACAAGGATGTATACCTTATGGTGCCCAACTTTTGGTTGCGTCTAGTCTTGCGGCAATTTCACCATTTTTAATAATGAAATATCTTTGTTACCCTTATCTCTTAGGGATTGCATCAGTGCTGGCTATAGCATTTGGAATACCAAAGTTTAAAACTCCAGCCAAAGGTGCATTAAAATTGGAAGATGATGAAGCTTCTACTATTGCTTAA
- the glmS gene encoding glutamine--fructose-6-phosphate transaminase (isomerizing): protein MCGIVGYVGEKQAQSILINGLSKLEYRGYDSAGVAIIDGDHMNVMKCKGRLANLEERLSTEPLKGSIGIGHTRWATHGEPSDLNSHPHSNADGTISVVHNGIIENYVHLREWLISKGYKFISDTDTEVIPHLIDYYYDGNLLDAVMKAASKMEGSYAIGVVCSKEPDKLVAVRKDSPLIVGVGKGESFIASDVPAILNYTRDVYYLNDKEFVVLSNDGVEIYSPEGEKIEKELNHVTWDANAAEKDGFEHFMLKEIHEQPKAIKATMTSRVMPGQPIRLDDIKITKEQLENIEKIYIVACGTAYHAGIVGKYVIEKLARIPVEVDIASEFRYRNPIINDKTLMIVISQSGETADTLAALREAKAQGARVIAITNVVGSSVSREADDVLYTWAGPEIAVASTKAYTTQLITMYMIALFFAQNKNTLSKEEIEEIKNDMLTLPEKAKQMLEHKEVLQKFASKTYMHKDMFFLGRGIDYAVAMEGSLKLKEISYIHSEAYAGGELKHGTIALIEDGTIVVALATQSDLYEKMISNIREVTTRGASVLGFTVEGNEDMEKTVDSVIYVPKVNDILSPVLSVIPLQLLAYYMAVEKGCDVDKPRNLAKSVTVE from the coding sequence ATGTGCGGAATAGTTGGTTATGTTGGAGAAAAACAAGCTCAATCAATTTTAATAAATGGATTGAGTAAACTTGAATATAGAGGATATGATTCGGCAGGTGTTGCTATAATAGATGGCGACCATATGAACGTTATGAAATGCAAAGGAAGGCTCGCAAATCTTGAAGAAAGACTAAGTACTGAACCATTAAAAGGAAGTATAGGTATAGGTCATACAAGATGGGCAACTCATGGTGAGCCATCAGATTTAAATTCCCACCCACACAGTAATGCGGATGGAACAATAAGTGTTGTTCATAATGGAATAATAGAAAATTATGTACACTTAAGGGAATGGTTAATATCGAAAGGATATAAATTTATTTCTGATACAGATACAGAAGTTATACCTCATCTAATAGATTACTATTATGATGGAAATTTATTAGATGCAGTTATGAAAGCTGCATCTAAGATGGAAGGAAGTTATGCTATAGGAGTTGTCTGCTCTAAGGAACCAGATAAATTAGTAGCAGTAAGAAAAGATAGTCCGCTTATTGTTGGAGTTGGAAAAGGTGAATCATTTATAGCATCCGATGTTCCAGCAATATTAAATTATACTAGAGATGTATATTATTTAAATGATAAAGAATTTGTAGTACTATCTAACGACGGTGTAGAAATTTACTCACCTGAAGGAGAAAAAATAGAAAAAGAGCTTAACCACGTAACTTGGGATGCTAATGCTGCAGAAAAAGATGGATTTGAACACTTTATGTTAAAGGAAATCCACGAACAACCTAAGGCTATAAAAGCTACTATGACTTCAAGGGTTATGCCTGGTCAGCCAATAAGGTTAGATGATATAAAAATTACAAAAGAGCAGTTAGAAAATATCGAAAAGATATATATAGTAGCTTGTGGAACAGCTTATCATGCTGGAATAGTAGGTAAGTATGTAATAGAAAAACTTGCAAGAATACCAGTAGAAGTTGATATTGCTTCAGAATTTAGATATAGAAATCCTATAATAAATGACAAGACTTTGATGATTGTGATAAGTCAATCCGGAGAAACAGCAGATACTTTAGCAGCTTTGAGAGAAGCAAAAGCTCAGGGTGCAAGAGTAATAGCAATTACAAATGTTGTTGGAAGCAGCGTTTCAAGAGAAGCAGATGATGTTTTATATACTTGGGCAGGACCAGAAATTGCAGTTGCATCTACTAAGGCATATACAACTCAGCTTATTACTATGTATATGATAGCATTGTTCTTTGCACAAAATAAAAATACTTTAAGTAAAGAAGAGATAGAAGAAATAAAGAATGATATGCTTACTCTTCCTGAAAAAGCAAAACAAATGCTTGAGCATAAAGAAGTACTTCAAAAGTTTGCTTCAAAAACTTATATGCATAAAGATATGTTCTTCCTTGGAAGAGGAATTGACTATGCAGTAGCAATGGAAGGATCTCTTAAATTAAAAGAAATTTCATATATACATTCAGAAGCTTATGCAGGTGGAGAGTTAAAACATGGTACTATAGCATTAATAGAAGATGGAACTATAGTTGTAGCACTTGCCACTCAAAGTGATTTATATGAAAAAATGATAAGTAATATAAGAGAAGTAACAACAAGGGGAGCAAGTGTTTTAGGATTCACAGTTGAAGGAAATGAAGACATGGAAAAAACGGTTGATTCAGTAATTTATGTACCAAAAGTTAATGATATACTTTCACCAGTTCTTTCAGTAATTCCACTACAGCTTTTAGCATATTATATGGCTGTTGAAAAGGGATGCGATGTTGATAAGCCAAGAAATCTTGCTAAGTCAGTTACAGTTGAATAG
- a CDS encoding nitroreductase family protein: protein MIRELVLKNRSYRRFYQDQEITTEILKELVDLTRLTASAANLQPLKYVISNTKNNNEKIFKTLGWAGYLKDWDGPKDGERPSAYVVILNDTSISKNPSFDPGIAAQTILLGAVEKGFGGCILANVNKKELKSSLNLDEKYEVILVAALGKPKEEVIIESMDSNKDVKYWRDENKVHHVPKRSLEDIILKV from the coding sequence ATGATAAGAGAATTAGTTTTAAAAAACAGATCGTACAGAAGGTTTTATCAGGATCAAGAAATAACTACAGAAATTTTAAAAGAACTGGTGGATCTTACTAGACTAACTGCATCAGCGGCAAACTTGCAGCCATTAAAGTATGTTATATCAAATACAAAAAATAACAATGAGAAAATATTTAAAACTTTAGGTTGGGCAGGATACTTAAAAGATTGGGATGGGCCAAAAGATGGAGAAAGGCCAAGTGCATATGTTGTAATACTTAATGATACATCTATTAGTAAAAATCCATCATTTGATCCTGGGATAGCAGCACAGACTATCTTACTTGGAGCCGTTGAAAAAGGGTTTGGTGGATGCATTCTTGCAAATGTAAACAAGAAAGAATTAAAATCAAGTCTTAATTTAGATGAAAAGTATGAAGTTATACTAGTAGCAGCTCTTGGAAAACCAAAAGAAGAAGTGATTATTGAATCTATGGATTCAAATAAGGATGTAAAGTACTGGAGAGATGAAAATAAAGTGCATCATGTACCAAAGAGAAGCTTGGAAGATATAATTTTAAAAGTTTGA
- a CDS encoding Crp/Fnr family transcriptional regulator yields MSVICNFTAGDSIGENLLFSRNNTYPLMIITKYDTEILHLSKQLILYLCRMNDQFLQNFLESLSDKTLILSGKIKTLPTKTIRRCIIEFLLCEYSIQKNTTIFLRLSKKELAEKFGVRRPSLSRELNKMRSKGLIEYNAKSITIIDVEELKRIYSES; encoded by the coding sequence ATGTCCGTTATATGTAATTTTACTGCTGGGGATTCTATCGGAGAAAATTTATTGTTTTCACGAAATAATACTTATCCATTGATGATTATCACTAAATATGATACTGAAATTTTACATTTAAGCAAGCAATTGATTTTATATTTATGCCGGATGAATGATCAGTTTTTGCAGAATTTCCTTGAATCCCTTTCTGATAAAACACTAATTCTCAGCGGTAAGATCAAGACACTGCCAACGAAGACCATCAGGAGATGTATTATTGAATTTTTGTTATGTGAGTATAGCATCCAAAAAAACACAACTATTTTTTTGAGACTATCTAAAAAAGAATTGGCTGAAAAATTTGGAGTTCGGCGTCCGTCACTATCACGTGAGCTAAATAAAATGCGGTCAAAAGGGTTGATTGAATATAACGCAAAAAGCATTACAATAATAGATGTTGAGGAATTAAAGCGCATATATTCAGAGTCATAG